The Coregonus clupeaformis isolate EN_2021a unplaced genomic scaffold, ASM2061545v1 scaf0144, whole genome shotgun sequence DNA segment GGTTTTGGTTTAGATTATGTCTTGTTGTTAGGCTAAATGTGGAATTTCTCCACGCATTGTTTGGCATGAGTCGTGGTGTTTCAAAGTTCCTGTTTTTACTCTGTGTATGATTAGTGTACCCTCATCTCAGCAACTAGTTAGGCTATTCGCTAGGGGTTGATTTGACTGAAGTGGTTGCTAATTGTTGGTTtgggctattattttatactacaTTCACAATTTTACAGACAATACAGTTTGGTTTGCTTTTATTTTGTGCCTGTGATGGTAACTTGATTCATCACTTGACTGATTTTCTGATTTAGTTGACGAGTAGCCTAAGCTTGATGGAAATAGGAAAACAAGGTTTACTTTTTAAGTGGAATCACTCTTAGTTTTAAATAACCTATATTGACCCGTATTTTGTTGTTAGGACTTTTTTCATTCACCATAAAGCATGTTCTCGACTCGGGATGTTTGTTCCCTTTGACCGTTGTGTATTGCCAACTCTGTTGTTCTTGATGTAGGCTACGTTTCAGCACTGGACAGCAAGGTGACATTTTCCCTTTAGCTACTGACGTCCAACCAACCTATCGACCAGTCTGAGTCAAATGGTCAGGAAACCAATACAGAAAACGAAATTATAAGCATTGGTTGACATCGACAATTTTCATGAGGGCGGTTGAAATATTTTATCAACCTGAAATAGTCTTGCTAAGGTTGTGCTATAGGCCTAAGTATGTCTTATTGTGAACTGTGTCAATGTAGGCTTAAGTTTTTCCTTTTAACTTACGTCCATCAGCAATGTCTTCTCATGCACGATCATGTCACGATTAAATTGCATCTCCCTTATTTTTTTATGGTGGTAGTCATCAACGTTGGGAGGATACCATCTAGGTGGTCTTCTAAGAAGGAACATTTGGCAAACAATGTAGGCTTGAGCATTGAAACTGCTGTTTTCCTGGTGGACTCAGGATGTCGCTGTCCACTAGCTAAGGACAATTATGTAGCCTTAGGATATCTCCACCTACTACAGTAGTAGCCTACAAAGGGCGAGTACACCCAGGCTGCCGCATCACAGTGAAAAGCAGTCAGACATATTACCTTTCTTCCGCTTGGCTATTGGTTTTATTGTGCTTTATAGTAGGATAATTTTTCGACAACCCTAATTTCTCAATTGGAGTTCATTGGTATTAGACATCGAAGATGGGCTACATTGGCTTTAAGGTTCATGCGTTTGTTTTCCATCTGTTTTATTGTCTTTGCCTCATGCGCATCACCAATGGAGACGTGAGCTATTCTGTTCCAGAGGAGATGAAACGCGGATCTGTGATAGGAAATATAGCCAAGGATCTGGGGCTGGATGCTAAGAGACTTTCGGCTCGAAAAGCTCGTTTAGAGGAGGATGGAACTAAACGCCATTGTGACATTAACCTGAATACCGGAGCTCTTGTTGTAGCTGAAAGAATTGATCGGGAGCAGCTTTGTGGTCTGGCGTTATCTTGTGGATTAACATATGAAATGGTTCTCGAAAATCCTTTAGAATTGCATCGCATAACGCTTCAAATTCAGGATGTTAACGACAATTCACCCCAGTTTGCAGATGATGTTATCAATTTGGAAATTAGGGAGTCGGCTGATAAAGGTGAACGCTTTCCCATCAACGAGGCCCAGGATGCAGATATAGGGCAAAATGCCGTTCAAAGCTATTCTTTGCAAAGAAATGGCCATTTTGTTTTGAATGTTCATACTAACCGAGATGGAGGAAAATATAGTGAGTTGGTATTAGAAAATGAGTTAGATCGAGAACAACAGCAGGAGGTGACATTGTTACTTACGGCGGTTGATGGTGGAACTCCACAGAGATCTGGTAGTGTAGTTATACACGTCACTGTGTTTGATGCTAACGATAATATTCCAGTATTTACCCAGGACGTGTACAGGGTCAGTTTGCCTGAAAATTCTCCATTAGGTACAGTGATTGCTACAGTGAGCGCCACGGATGCAGATGAAGGAACGTATGGGGAGGTGACATATGATCTAGGTCGAGTTTCTGATAACGTGAAGAAATTATTCCAGCTTGATAGTAAAATTGGGTCTTTAACACTGACTGGCCCTGTTGATTATGAGGAAAAGTCCCTTTATGAATTGCGCGTCCTTGCCAAAGATGGTGCTGGGTTAGTGTCTTACACGAAAGTGCTGATAGATATTACTGACATAAACGATAACGCACCTTTGATATTTATTAAATCTCTGACCAATCAAATACCAGAGAATGTGTTACCTGGCACAGAGGTGGGCATCATTAATGTACAGGATAAAGACTCGGAGGGAAATAGACAGGTCCGTTGCTCCATTCAACAAAACGTTCCTTTCAAACTTAACCCCTCAATCAAAAACTATTATTCTCTGGTAACAACCAGTGAACTAGACCGTGAAATAATGTCAGATTATAACTTAACTATCATTGCCACTGACGAGGGGTCTCCACCCTTATCCTTCTCAAAGTCCATTCATTTATCTGTGTCAGACGTGAATGACAACCCACCTGTGTTTGAAGAACAATCCTACAGCGCCTATGTGACTGAAAATAACAAGCCTGGCTCATCGATGTGTTCTGTTACTGCGAGAGACCCAGACTGGAGACAGAACGGTACAGTGGTGTATTCTCTATTGCCCAGTGAGGTCAACGGTGTTCCGGTGTCATCCTTTTTATCCATCAATGGAGACACGGGTGTGATCCATGCTGTGAGAGCATTTGATTATGAGCAGTTTAGGAGCTTCAAAGTCCACGTTGTAGGCAGAGACAATGGTTCTCCTCCACTCAGCAGTAATGTGGCTGTGAGTGTCTTCATAACAGATGAGAATGATAACTCTCCCCAGATATTATACCCTGCTCCAGCAGGGAACTCCTTGATGACTGAGATGGTCCCCAAAGCTGCTCTGGCGGGGTCCCTGGTTTCCAAGGTGATAGCTGTGGAGGCTGACTCTGGACAGAACGCGTGGCTTTCATATCACATCGTGAAATCGACTGATCCGGGACTTTTCACTATTGGTCTCCACAGCGGAGAGATCAGGGCACAGCGGGACATTTCTGAATCTGACAGTATGAAGCAAAACCTTCTCATATCAGTGAAAGATAATggacagccctctctctctacaaCCTGTGATGTATATTTGCTCATATCAGATAACTTGGCTGAAGTTCCAGAACTGAAAGACATGGCTTATGAGGATAGTTCCAAAGTAACTTCCTATTTGATCATTGCACTGGTCTCTGTTTCCACCTTTTTCCTGACTTTCATTATTCTCATCCTGGCAGTGAGGTTCTGCCGTAGGAGAAAGCCTAGAATGTTGTTTGATGGAGCAGTCGCCATTCCCAGTGCGTATTTCCCTCCCAACTATGCAGAGGTGGACGGAGCTGGAACGCTGCATAGTTCTTACAATTATGACGCATACCTGACAACGGGCTCACACACCAGTGACTTCAAGtttgccagatcttacaacgacAGCACGCTGCAGGCTGATCAGACACTGAAGAGGAGTCCAAATGAACCTTTTGAAGAAAATATCATAACGTTCAATACTTCGGAGTCTGAGGTGAGATTTCATAGCTTCATGTGAAAAACCTtttgaaactatcggttgctcaCTGTATTGTGTGTTGTTGGATAATGTTATTACAACCGTTTGGACTCTTCTTGTACTTCGAAAATACTTTTCAGACATTTTCTTTAGTGGCATTTTTTATAATTGATCATCTCTGTATTCATATGTATTTTATCATCATGATCCCATTTCTATATGACTTAGTAAAACACGTTGGCCCATTTCTGGACCATGGACATTTTCCTCAGTATGTCTCCACTCTGCATCAAAAACTGCAGTGTGTAGGGACTTGAAATATCTTTAAAGAATTGCCTTATTTTTTATGTACTTTTTTCCAGTGATTGAATTTGGAAATACTTAATGGAATGTATCTGTTGAAGGCTACATGTACATGCTACATTGTCCATTAATAGTAGATCGTTCGACTGAGATGTTGACTTGTATGGGCTGTAACACAAAGGGGCTCGTTTTTATACAGTCATCCATTTTGAAAAACCTTTGTCGATATGAAAGGTCACATTATTTAACTATGAAAGCAATTTTCTGCAGTTTTATGAAACCACACGAAGTGTCGCTATTCACCAGCAATAGCTTTTAAGTTTTCCTCTCCACACCATGTGTCATTTACAGGGAAGAGGCCTAATTAGTCAGTTAAGCAGTGTAGAGAAGTCGTGTGTTTAACATTTCGTATAGGTCTCGTGGATTTTGCTTTCACTGGTTATGGACGTGTTGCTTTCACTGGTTATGAACGTTTCCTTGGTTGAATAGCACTGTATTCTACCAAATCATTGCATTGGGAATATGTTTTATTGACTGAAAAGGAAATTAAAGGTATTCTCTTTCTCTGCTTCGATGTTCGGCCTGGCTTTGTTTCTTTTCCTGCACACCAGCTACGGAGATGTGACCTATTCTGTTCGGAGATGAAACGCGGATCTGTGATCGGAAATATAGCCAAGGATCTAGGGCTGGATGCCAAACGGTTGTTGTATGGGAAAGCACGCTTAGATGTTGATGGCAGTATCATTAAATCAATCTGAATACTGGTGATTTGGTCGTACCTGAAATAATAGACAGGGAGTAGATTTGTGGTAGGAGGATTTCATGCACCCTAAAATATGAGATGGTTCTGAAGAGTCCTTTAGAATTACATAATGCCCCACAATTCTTGGAACATGTACAGTAGTTAAGTTCGAGATCCGTGAGTCAGCCTTTAAAGGTGCTCGGTTTGCGGTCAATCAGGCTCACGATGCGGATATACGACTGAACGCAGTTCAACGCTATACACTACAGAGGAACGACCATTTTAGTTTGGTCGTTCATACCATTGCCGGTGGGGTGAATTAAGGTGAGTTTGTGTTAGAGCTCATGCACCAGTGACTTCAAGTTTGTCAGGCTGATCAGACACTGAAGAGGAGTCAAAATGAACCTTTTGGAGAAAATATAATCACGTTCAACACCCTGAGGTGAGATTTTATAGCTTTcacattgtgaaaaactgaaaagCATTTTTTTGCCATTTTGCATATAATATGAAACGATCAGCAGCTGACTGTATTGTGTGTTGTAGGCAAATGTTATTATGACAGTTGAACTCGTCTGGTATTTTTTCTGTCATTTGATTTAGTGCCATTTTGATAATATATCTTTATTTTCCCATCATTAACCCATTTCAATGTGACTTAATAAAACACATAGGCccgtttcagcaccatggacagtgtCCCTTTACTCAGTATGTCTCCACTCTGCTTCAGAAACTGCAAGGTAGCAGCAGACGTGAAATATGTTAGAAAGAAATGTCCGATTTTTAAATAACCCTTTTCCAGTGATGACTTTTGGAAATATTTTATGGAATTCATCTTTTGAAGGCTACATGGACAGGGTACTTTTTCCATTAATAGAAGCCTATATCTTTCGATTAGGATGTGACATTTTTTAATCCATGAAAACAATTTACCCCCGCATGTTTTGTTTTCGTATGCGTGGCATACTCTCCTCCATACAATTGGTGAGAGCCTTGCACACGATTTTCTGCAGTTTTGTGGAACTACACGTAGTGTCGCTATTCGCCAGCAGTAGCTTTTAAATCCACCTCTCCACCCATTGTTGACATTTCCAGGGAGGGAGGAGACCTCATTATTGCAGTGTAGAGAAGTCGCTTAACATTTTAACGTGGTACATTTATCTACTTGTCGCAAACATTTATTTCGTTGGATAGTACTGTATTTTACCACATAATTTGGCCTATTTGGAACAAGTTGTGTTCTCTGTAGATGGAATACAGGGGATTCTCGTTCTCTGCCTCGATGGTCTGCCTGGCTTTGTTTCTCCTGCTCCTGCGCACCAGTTATGGAGATTTAACCTATTCTGTTCGGTAGGAGCCAAGGATCTCGGTCTGGATGCCAAAACGCTGTTGTATAGGAAAGCTCGCTTAGATGTGGATGGGAGCAGCAAACGCTATTGTGAAATCAATCTGTATACTGGTGATTTGGTCGTCGCTTAACTATTGGACAGGGACCAGCTTTGCGGTAGGAGGATTTCATGCGCTCGAAAATATGAAATGGTTCTGGAGAATCCTTTAGAATTACATAACATAGTTATTCGGGTAGAAGATATTAATGACAATGCTCCACAACTTGGGGAGGATATCGGATATAGGACTGAAAGCTGTTCAAAACTACACACTACAAAGGAACGACCATTTTAGTCTGGCTGTTCATACCAAACATGGTGCTGAAAAATATGGTGAGTTACTGTTAGAGAAAGAACTATACCGAGAACAACAGCAGGAGGTGACATTATTACTTACTGCTGTTGATGGTGGTACAACACAGAGATCTGGcactgtattttgtattttgtttttattaaggatccccattagctgctgccaaggcagcaactactcttcctggggtccagcaacattaaggcagttatatacaattaaaaatattacatgacattacatttcacaacagatttcacaacacattaagtgtgtgccctcaggccacgaCTATACTAtcacatactgtatctacaatacaaaatccaagTGTACTTGTGTGTAGAGTGCTTGTGTTATCATGTGTATGCACTGTAGTTATACACGTTACTGTTCTAGATGCAAATGATAATATTCCAGTATTTAGCCAGGACGTCTAGAAGGTCAGTGTGGCAGACAATTCTCAATTAGGTTAATTAGTTATTACTGTGAAGGCAACAGATGCAAATGGGGAAGTTATGTACGATTTTGGCCCCATCTCAGAGGAATTTACTACATTAATTTTTCTTGACCCCAAAACGGGAGACATCAGTTTAGCTGGACAGATGGACTTCGAAAGAGTCAATTTAATGAAATAAGTATCCAAGCCAAAGATGCCTCAGGATTTAGGTATTTTGCCAATATAGTCGTAGAAATTACATATGTCAATGCCCCGCTGATACAT contains these protein-coding regions:
- the LOC123483520 gene encoding protocadherin beta-16-like; translated protein: MGYIGFKVHAFVFHLFYCLCLMRITNGDVSYSVPEEMKRGSVIGNIAKDLGLDAKRLSARKARLEEDGTKRHCDINLNTGALVVAERIDREQLCGLALSCGLTYEMVLENPLELHRITLQIQDVNDNSPQFADDVINLEIRESADKGERFPINEAQDADIGQNAVQSYSLQRNGHFVLNVHTNRDGGKYSELVLENELDREQQQEVTLLLTAVDGGTPQRSGSVVIHVTVFDANDNIPVFTQDVYRVSLPENSPLGTVIATVSATDADEGTYGEVTYDLGRVSDNVKKLFQLDSKIGSLTLTGPVDYEEKSLYELRVLAKDGAGLVSYTKVLIDITDINDNAPLIFIKSLTNQIPENVLPGTEVGIINVQDKDSEGNRQVRCSIQQNVPFKLNPSIKNYYSLVTTSELDREIMSDYNLTIIATDEGSPPLSFSKSIHLSVSDVNDNPPVFEEQSYSAYVTENNKPGSSMCSVTARDPDWRQNGTVVYSLLPSEVNGVPVSSFLSINGDTGVIHAVRAFDYEQFRSFKVHVVGRDNGSPPLSSNVAVSVFITDENDNSPQILYPAPAGNSLMTEMVPKAALAGSLVSKVIAVEADSGQNAWLSYHIVKSTDPGLFTIGLHSGEIRAQRDISESDSMKQNLLISVKDNGQPSLSTTCDVYLLISDNLAEVPELKDMAYEDSSKVTSYLIIALVSVSTFFLTFIILILAVRFCRRRKPRMLFDGAVAIPSAYFPPNYAEVDGAGTLHSSYNYDAYLTTGSHTSDFKFARSYNDSTLQADQTLKRSPNEPFEENIITFNTSESEVRFHSFM